In one window of Burkholderia cenocepacia DNA:
- the murA gene encoding UDP-N-acetylglucosamine 1-carboxyvinyltransferase codes for MQVTVNERDAVQSVATAHPAANGESQGQGMDKLAIEGGNRLSGEIVVSGAKNAALPILCAGLLTADPVDLDNVPNLKDVRTTLKVLNQMGVKSETDGCRVQLDASRVDNLVAPYELVKTMRASILVLGPLLARFGEAKVSLPGGCAIGARPVDQHIKGLQAMGAEISIEHGFIEARAKRLKGARIVTDMITVTGTENLLMAATLADGETVIENAAREPEVSDLAHLLVAMGAKIDGIGTDRLVIQGVERLHGARHSVIPDRIEAGTFLCAVAAAGGDVMLTGVRPHILDAVIDKLREAGVSIEEGDSWLRVKMDRRPSAVTIRTSEYPAFPTDMQAQFMALNTVATGTAQVVETIFENRFMHVQELNRLGANITIDGNTALVTGVDKLSGANVMATDLRASASLVIAGLRADGETLVDRIYHLDRGYDRMEAKLTAVGANVRRLSGSQA; via the coding sequence GTGCAAGTCACCGTCAACGAGCGCGACGCCGTCCAGAGCGTCGCCACGGCACACCCGGCCGCCAACGGGGAATCGCAGGGACAGGGGATGGACAAACTCGCGATCGAAGGCGGCAACCGCCTGTCGGGCGAGATCGTCGTGTCGGGCGCGAAGAACGCCGCGCTGCCGATCCTGTGCGCGGGGCTGCTCACCGCCGATCCGGTCGATCTCGACAACGTGCCGAACCTGAAGGACGTGCGCACGACGCTGAAGGTGCTGAACCAGATGGGCGTGAAGAGCGAGACCGACGGCTGCCGCGTGCAGCTCGACGCGTCGCGCGTCGACAACCTCGTCGCGCCGTACGAGCTCGTGAAGACGATGCGCGCGTCGATCCTCGTGCTCGGGCCGCTGCTCGCGCGCTTCGGCGAGGCGAAGGTATCGCTGCCGGGCGGCTGCGCGATCGGCGCACGGCCGGTCGACCAGCACATCAAGGGCCTGCAGGCGATGGGCGCGGAGATCAGCATCGAGCACGGCTTCATCGAAGCGCGCGCGAAGCGCCTGAAAGGCGCACGCATCGTGACCGACATGATCACGGTGACGGGGACCGAAAACCTGCTGATGGCCGCGACGCTCGCCGACGGCGAGACGGTGATCGAAAACGCCGCGCGCGAGCCGGAAGTGAGCGATCTCGCACACTTGCTGGTCGCGATGGGCGCGAAAATCGACGGCATCGGCACTGATCGCCTCGTGATCCAGGGCGTCGAGCGGCTGCACGGCGCGCGTCATTCGGTGATCCCCGACCGGATCGAAGCCGGCACGTTCCTGTGCGCGGTCGCGGCGGCCGGCGGCGACGTGATGCTGACGGGCGTGCGCCCGCACATCCTCGACGCGGTGATCGACAAGCTGCGCGAAGCGGGCGTGTCGATCGAGGAAGGCGACAGCTGGCTGCGCGTGAAGATGGACCGCCGCCCGTCGGCGGTGACGATCCGCACGTCGGAATATCCGGCGTTCCCGACCGACATGCAGGCGCAGTTCATGGCCCTCAATACGGTCGCGACGGGCACCGCGCAGGTCGTCGAAACCATTTTCGAGAACCGCTTCATGCATGTGCAGGAGCTGAACCGGCTCGGCGCGAACATCACGATCGACGGCAACACGGCGCTCGTGACCGGCGTCGACAAGCTGTCCGGCGCGAACGTGATGGCGACCGACCTGCGTGCGTCGGCGAGCCTCGTGATCGCCGGGCTGCGCGCCGACGGCGAAACGCTCGTCGACCGCATCTATCACCTGGACCGCGGCTACGACCGCATGGAAGCCAAACTGACCGCCGTCGGCGCGAACGTGCGCCGCCTTTCCGGGAGCCAAGCATGA
- the hisG gene encoding ATP phosphoribosyltransferase: MTAPLTLALSKGRIFEETLPLLAAAGVQVAEDPETSRKLILPTTDPNLRVIIVRASDVPTYVEYGAADFGVAGKDVLVEHGGSGLYQPIDLNIARCRMSVAVPAGFDYANAVRQGARLRVATKYVETAREHFAAKGVHVDLIKLYGSMELAPLVGLADAIVDLVSSGGTLKANNLVEVEEIMAISSRLVVNQAALKLKRAALKPILDAFERASQNGG, translated from the coding sequence ATGACCGCGCCGCTGACCCTCGCCCTGTCGAAGGGCCGGATTTTCGAGGAAACCCTGCCGCTGCTGGCCGCCGCCGGCGTGCAGGTGGCCGAGGACCCGGAAACGTCGCGCAAGCTGATCCTGCCGACGACCGATCCGAACCTGCGCGTGATCATCGTGCGTGCGAGCGACGTGCCGACCTACGTCGAATACGGCGCGGCCGATTTCGGCGTGGCCGGCAAGGACGTGCTGGTCGAGCACGGCGGCTCGGGCCTGTACCAGCCGATCGATCTGAACATTGCGCGCTGCCGGATGTCGGTGGCCGTGCCGGCCGGTTTCGACTACGCGAATGCGGTGCGCCAGGGCGCGCGCCTGCGGGTCGCGACGAAATACGTCGAAACGGCGCGCGAACACTTTGCCGCGAAGGGCGTGCACGTCGACCTGATCAAGCTGTACGGCTCGATGGAGCTCGCGCCGCTGGTCGGGCTGGCCGACGCGATCGTCGACCTCGTCAGCTCGGGCGGCACGCTGAAGGCGAACAATCTGGTCGAGGTCGAGGAGATCATGGCGATCTCGTCGCGCCTCGTCGTGAACCAGGCCGCGCTGAAACTGAAGCGCGCGGCGCTCAAGCCGATCCTCGACGCGTTCGAACGCGCGTCGCAGAATGGCGGTTGA
- the hisD gene encoding histidinol dehydrogenase, with translation MSITIRKLDSTNEGFGAALRAVLAFEASEDEAIEQSVAKILADVKSRGDAAVLEYTNRFDRLSANSVAALELPQDALQTALDGLAPKARAALEAAAARVRAYHEKQKIECGTHSWQYTESDGTVLGQKVTPLDRVGLYVPGGKAAYPSSVLMNAIPARVAGVGEIVMVVPTPDGVKNDLVLAAALLGGVDRVFTIGGAQAVGALAYGTETVPPVDKICGPGNAYVASAKRRVFGTVGIDMIAGPSEILVLCDGTTDPNWVAMDLFSQAEHDELAQSILLCPDAAFLDRVEKAIGELLPTMPRQDVIRASLEGRGALIKVRDMAEACRIANDIAPEHLEISALEPQQWGQQIRHAGAIFLGRYTSESLGDYCAGPNHVLPTSRTARFSSPLGVYDFIKRSSLIEVSAEGAQTLGEIASELAYGEGLQAHARSAEFRMKG, from the coding sequence ATGTCCATCACCATCCGCAAGCTCGATTCGACGAACGAAGGCTTCGGCGCCGCGCTGCGCGCCGTGCTCGCGTTCGAGGCGAGCGAAGACGAAGCGATCGAGCAATCGGTCGCGAAGATCCTCGCCGACGTGAAGTCGCGCGGCGACGCCGCGGTGCTCGAGTACACGAACCGTTTCGACCGGCTGAGCGCGAACAGCGTCGCCGCGCTCGAACTGCCGCAGGACGCGCTGCAGACGGCGCTCGACGGCCTCGCGCCGAAAGCGCGCGCAGCGCTGGAAGCGGCCGCGGCGCGGGTGCGCGCATACCACGAGAAGCAGAAGATCGAATGCGGCACGCATAGCTGGCAGTACACGGAAAGCGACGGCACGGTGCTCGGCCAGAAGGTCACGCCGCTCGACCGCGTCGGCCTGTACGTGCCAGGCGGCAAGGCCGCGTATCCGTCGTCGGTGCTGATGAATGCGATTCCGGCGCGCGTCGCGGGCGTTGGCGAGATCGTGATGGTCGTGCCGACGCCGGACGGCGTGAAGAACGACCTCGTGCTGGCGGCGGCGCTGCTCGGCGGCGTCGATCGCGTGTTCACGATCGGCGGCGCGCAGGCGGTCGGCGCGCTCGCGTACGGCACCGAGACGGTGCCGCCCGTCGACAAGATCTGCGGCCCCGGCAACGCGTACGTCGCGTCGGCGAAGCGCCGCGTGTTCGGCACGGTCGGCATCGACATGATCGCCGGGCCGTCGGAAATCCTGGTGCTGTGCGACGGGACGACCGATCCGAACTGGGTCGCGATGGACCTGTTCTCGCAGGCCGAGCACGACGAACTCGCGCAGTCGATCCTGCTGTGCCCGGACGCTGCATTCCTCGATCGCGTCGAGAAGGCGATCGGCGAGCTGCTGCCGACGATGCCGCGCCAGGACGTGATCCGCGCGTCGCTCGAAGGCCGCGGCGCGCTGATCAAGGTGCGCGACATGGCCGAGGCATGCCGGATCGCGAACGACATCGCGCCGGAACACCTCGAAATCTCGGCGCTGGAGCCGCAGCAATGGGGCCAGCAGATCCGCCACGCGGGCGCGATCTTCCTCGGCCGCTACACGAGCGAGAGCCTCGGCGACTACTGCGCGGGCCCGAACCACGTGCTGCCGACGTCGCGCACCGCGCGCTTCTCGTCGCCGCTCGGCGTGTACGACTTCATCAAGCGCTCGAGCCTGATCGAGGTCAGCGCGGAAGGCGCGCAGACGCTCGGCGAGATCGCATCCGAGCTCGCCTACGGCGAAGGGCTGCAGGCGCACGCAAGGAGTGCCGAGTTCCGGATGAAGGGCTGA
- the hisC gene encoding histidinol-phosphate transaminase translates to MTTPQDIIRRDVLAMTSYPVPDASGFVKLDAMENPYPLPAPLAAALGERLAQVALNRYPAPRPAALLDKLRHAMRVPAGCDVLLGNGSDEIISMISVACAQPGAKVLAPVPGFVMYELSAKFAQLEFVGVPLKADLTLDVDAMLAAIAEHRPAIVYLAYPNNPTGTLYDDADVERIVAAARHSLIVIDEAYQPFAERSWLPRAAEFDNVVVMRTVSKLGLAGIRLGYLVGLPAWLNEFDKVRPPYNINVLTQATADFLLDHLDVLDAQAAELRAERTRLAQAVAALPGATVFPSAGNFLLVRVPDAAAVFDALLTERVLVKNVSKMHPLLAECVRLTVGSPDENAHLLAALKLALPG, encoded by the coding sequence ATGACGACGCCACAAGACATCATCCGCCGCGACGTGCTCGCGATGACCAGCTATCCGGTGCCGGACGCGAGCGGGTTCGTGAAGCTCGACGCGATGGAGAACCCGTACCCGCTGCCCGCGCCGCTCGCCGCGGCGCTCGGCGAGCGGCTCGCGCAGGTCGCGCTGAACCGCTACCCGGCGCCGCGCCCGGCCGCGCTGCTCGACAAGCTGCGCCACGCGATGCGCGTGCCGGCCGGCTGCGACGTGCTGCTCGGCAACGGTTCCGACGAAATCATCAGCATGATCTCGGTCGCGTGCGCGCAGCCGGGCGCGAAGGTGCTCGCACCGGTGCCGGGCTTCGTGATGTACGAACTTTCGGCGAAGTTCGCGCAGCTCGAATTCGTCGGCGTGCCGCTGAAGGCCGACCTGACGCTCGACGTCGACGCGATGCTCGCGGCGATCGCCGAGCACCGGCCGGCGATCGTCTATCTCGCGTACCCGAACAACCCGACCGGCACGCTGTACGACGATGCCGACGTCGAGCGGATCGTCGCGGCCGCCCGGCACAGCCTGATCGTGATCGACGAGGCGTATCAGCCGTTCGCCGAGCGTTCGTGGTTGCCGCGCGCCGCCGAGTTCGACAACGTCGTCGTGATGCGCACGGTGTCGAAGCTCGGCCTCGCGGGTATCCGCCTCGGCTACCTCGTCGGCTTGCCGGCGTGGCTGAACGAGTTCGACAAGGTGCGCCCGCCGTACAACATCAACGTGCTGACCCAGGCGACCGCCGATTTCCTGCTCGACCACCTCGACGTGCTCGACGCGCAGGCGGCCGAATTGCGCGCGGAACGTACCCGCCTCGCGCAGGCGGTGGCCGCGCTGCCGGGCGCGACGGTGTTCCCGAGCGCCGGCAATTTCCTGCTGGTGCGCGTGCCGGACGCGGCCGCCGTGTTCGATGCGCTGCTCACCGAGCGGGTGCTGGTCAAAAACGTGAGTAAAATGCATCCATTACTGGCCGAATGCGTGCGGCTGACCGTCGGTTCTCCCGACGAAAACGCCCACCTGCTGGCCGCCTTGAAACTCGCGCTGCCCGGTTGA
- the hisB gene encoding imidazoleglycerol-phosphate dehydratase HisB, which translates to MRVAEVVRNTSETQIRVKLDLDGTGRQKLATGVPFLDHMLDQIARHGLVDLEVEAHGDTHIDDHHTVEDVGITLGQAVAKAIGDRKGIRRYGHSYVPLDEALSRVVIDFSGRPGLEFHVPFTRARIGTFDVDLSIEFFRGFVNHAGVTLHIDNLRGINAHHQLETVFKAFGRALRAAVELDERAAGQIPSTKGSL; encoded by the coding sequence ATGCGTGTGGCGGAAGTCGTTCGCAATACCAGCGAAACGCAGATCCGTGTGAAGCTCGATCTCGACGGCACCGGCCGGCAGAAGCTGGCCACCGGCGTGCCGTTTCTCGACCATATGCTCGACCAGATCGCGCGACACGGTCTGGTCGATCTCGAGGTCGAAGCGCATGGCGACACGCATATCGACGATCACCACACGGTCGAGGATGTCGGCATCACGCTCGGTCAGGCCGTCGCGAAGGCGATCGGCGACCGCAAGGGCATCCGCCGCTACGGCCATTCGTACGTGCCGCTCGACGAGGCGCTGTCGCGCGTCGTGATCGATTTCTCCGGCCGGCCGGGCCTCGAATTCCACGTGCCGTTCACGCGCGCGCGGATCGGCACGTTCGACGTCGACCTGTCGATCGAATTCTTCCGCGGGTTCGTGAACCACGCGGGCGTCACGCTGCACATCGACAACCTGCGCGGGATCAACGCGCACCATCAGCTCGAGACGGTGTTCAAGGCCTTCGGCCGGGCGCTGCGCGCGGCGGTGGAGCTCGACGAGCGGGCGGCGGGGCAGATTC